The Rhodopirellula bahusiensis genome has a window encoding:
- a CDS encoding DUF1559 domain-containing protein: MKSKLTLTDLIIVGVVASVGFSLLLPAVLRQRAAARSFHCATNLKTLGLAMHNYHAAFRQLPPGLGGTVGGEDDTSNQGRLGPTVALTPFLDEQALWEKIANPYVSPKTGKQFPAMGPAPWYDSAEYTPWLSVFSTLRCPDDTKKQVEVPEREPIVVTTLAMPELPRGMIGSTTLCNYVFCYGDGTYLMGEMIDVNDADVVRRVRAGMRGAFCGNQQMKFRDFLDGLSNTIAMSETITPGENDAKESHIAQGIKGLSLNPSLCLEAHDGEHADWWNVRRGSRWADGALAISGFQTVLPPNSPTCLSDLGMEDPTASASSRHVDGVHALMLDGRVVYISDSIDCGDSTQPGVSTGEDYALPGSQSPYGVWGALGTRASREVLPNPNPDLAPVETGPVGNQRRRAQEGIPGNSWATWTDRDGKHHLKAKINRIIDRETVELEDSKGILHRVPLNTLSDRHIIMAVMMHESQLEAASAPK; this comes from the coding sequence ATGAAGTCAAAGCTCACTCTCACAGATCTGATCATCGTCGGTGTGGTGGCGTCGGTCGGATTCAGTTTGTTGTTGCCGGCGGTTTTGCGACAGCGCGCCGCCGCTAGAAGCTTCCATTGCGCGACCAACCTGAAGACTTTGGGATTGGCGATGCACAACTATCACGCCGCCTTCAGACAATTGCCGCCAGGGTTGGGCGGGACGGTTGGCGGGGAAGATGACACATCCAATCAAGGTCGACTCGGTCCGACCGTCGCTCTGACACCGTTTCTGGATGAACAGGCACTGTGGGAGAAGATCGCGAATCCGTATGTGTCCCCTAAGACAGGAAAACAGTTTCCGGCGATGGGACCGGCGCCCTGGTACGATTCCGCAGAATACACGCCATGGTTGTCGGTATTTTCGACTTTGCGGTGCCCCGACGATACGAAAAAACAAGTAGAGGTGCCGGAAAGAGAACCGATTGTGGTGACGACTCTGGCGATGCCCGAGCTTCCGCGCGGCATGATTGGTTCAACAACGTTGTGCAACTATGTGTTTTGCTACGGCGATGGAACCTACTTGATGGGTGAGATGATCGACGTCAACGATGCCGATGTCGTAAGACGAGTGCGAGCTGGTATGCGGGGTGCATTCTGCGGGAATCAGCAGATGAAGTTTCGTGATTTCTTGGACGGGCTATCCAATACGATTGCGATGTCCGAAACGATCACTCCAGGCGAGAATGACGCGAAAGAGTCTCACATAGCCCAGGGGATCAAAGGTCTGAGCTTGAACCCTTCGCTGTGCTTGGAAGCACATGATGGTGAACATGCGGATTGGTGGAACGTCCGTCGGGGATCTCGTTGGGCCGATGGTGCCCTGGCGATCAGTGGATTTCAAACGGTGTTGCCACCCAATTCACCGACTTGTTTGTCGGATTTGGGGATGGAAGATCCGACCGCATCGGCGTCCAGTCGACACGTCGATGGTGTGCATGCTTTGATGCTGGACGGTCGCGTTGTCTATATCAGTGACAGCATTGATTGCGGAGACAGCACGCAGCCGGGAGTTTCCACCGGTGAGGACTATGCTCTTCCAGGATCTCAAAGCCCGTACGGGGTGTGGGGGGCGCTGGGAACTCGAGCTTCTAGAGAAGTGTTGCCGAACCCAAATCCTGATTTGGCGCCAGTTGAAACGGGACCCGTTGGAAATCAACGCCGCCGAGCTCAAGAGGGCATTCCTGGCAATAGCTGGGCGACATGGACCGATCGCGATGGCAAGCATCATTTGAAGGCCAAAATCAACCGCATCATCGATCGCGAAACGGTGGAACTGGAAGACAGCAAAGGCATCCTGCATCGGGTGCCTCTGAACACTCTGTCTGACCGTCACATCATCATGGCGGTGATGATGCACGAATCCCAATTGGAAGCAGCGTCCGCACCGAAGTGA
- a CDS encoding cysteine hydrolase family protein, with the protein MKRALLVIDVQREYFDGAFPIRHPVGHLESILEVMDQARDAKVPTAVIRHHQPDPDSPVFCKGSEMWQLHPEVESRHRDALIDKALPGSFTNTDLEDFLKSNDIDTVSIAGYMTQVCCDTTARQAFHRGYQVEFLSDATGTLDVSNKAGSVTAEQLHESILVAQQMFISDVIDRGEWSSRL; encoded by the coding sequence ATGAAGCGAGCTTTGTTGGTGATCGATGTCCAGCGTGAATACTTCGATGGCGCGTTCCCCATTCGACATCCCGTCGGACATTTGGAATCGATCTTGGAAGTCATGGATCAGGCCCGGGATGCCAAGGTACCGACAGCGGTGATTCGACATCACCAACCCGATCCGGACTCGCCCGTTTTTTGCAAAGGCAGCGAGATGTGGCAATTGCATCCGGAGGTGGAGTCTCGGCACCGAGACGCTTTGATTGACAAGGCTTTGCCGGGTTCGTTTACCAACACTGACCTCGAGGATTTCTTGAAATCCAACGACATCGACACGGTCAGTATCGCGGGCTACATGACGCAAGTTTGTTGCGACACAACGGCTCGACAAGCCTTTCACCGCGGGTACCAGGTCGAGTTTTTAAGTGATGCAACCGGTACGTTGGATGTGTCCAACAAAGCCGGCTCGGTGACTGCGGAGCAACTGCATGAGTCGATCTTGGTGGCCCAGCAAATGTTCATTAGTGATGTAATCGATCGAGGTGAATGGTCTTCACGTTTGTAG
- a CDS encoding DnaJ C-terminal domain-containing protein, whose translation MAEDLYQTLGVSRDAEKAELTKAYRKLARKYHPDMNPDNPDAQEKFKRVQEAYEVLNDEQKRAAYDRYGSDFEKIRGGWNPGAGGGGGSAGPSFDGLDLEQIFGAAGRGGGGGGQPGFENGFNDFFEQILGGGARGGGQGSPFGGGQRSAPPQRGQNIRHELSVTFRTAVLGDKVEFYLARGGKQEKLSVTIPPGVNSGSKIRLREQGHPGSGGAGDLILVIQVDDHPFYKRNGNHLELKLPITIAEAVSGAKVDVPTPAGTITLSVPAGSSSGKRLRLKGQGVRNPKGTDGDLIVELQIQLPESIDEESTKLIEQFDEANPMQPRESLKF comes from the coding sequence GTGGCTGAAGATCTGTATCAAACGCTGGGAGTTTCTCGCGACGCCGAGAAGGCTGAGCTGACCAAAGCCTATCGCAAATTGGCCCGGAAGTACCATCCGGACATGAACCCCGATAACCCTGACGCGCAAGAAAAATTCAAACGCGTTCAGGAAGCCTACGAAGTCCTCAACGACGAACAAAAACGAGCGGCCTACGATCGCTACGGATCCGACTTCGAAAAAATTCGCGGCGGTTGGAATCCTGGTGCCGGCGGTGGCGGCGGATCAGCGGGCCCATCGTTTGACGGTTTGGATTTGGAACAAATCTTCGGCGCCGCCGGTCGTGGTGGCGGAGGAGGAGGACAACCTGGATTCGAGAACGGATTCAATGACTTCTTCGAACAGATTCTCGGCGGGGGCGCACGCGGCGGCGGCCAGGGGTCACCGTTTGGTGGTGGTCAACGATCCGCACCGCCACAACGCGGTCAAAACATTCGTCACGAGCTGTCTGTCACGTTTCGCACCGCGGTGCTGGGTGACAAAGTCGAGTTCTATCTCGCTCGCGGTGGCAAACAAGAGAAGCTATCGGTGACGATTCCGCCCGGCGTCAATTCGGGCAGCAAGATCCGATTGCGCGAACAGGGCCATCCCGGTTCCGGTGGCGCTGGCGATTTGATTTTGGTCATTCAGGTCGATGACCATCCATTCTACAAACGCAACGGCAACCACTTGGAACTCAAACTCCCGATCACCATCGCGGAAGCCGTTTCGGGTGCCAAAGTCGATGTGCCAACTCCCGCGGGAACGATCACACTCTCGGTGCCCGCCGGCAGTTCCAGCGGCAAACGTTTGCGACTGAAGGGGCAGGGCGTTCGCAATCCAAAGGGAACCGACGGCGATCTAATCGTTGAGCTGCAGATCCAATTGCCTGAATCGATCGACGAAGAATCCACGAAACTGATCGAGCAATTTGACGAGGCCAACCCCATGCAGCCACGTGAATCGCTGAAGTTCTGA
- a CDS encoding sulfatase family protein, whose protein sequence is MSDASLVLAANPLMNVLIIQTDEHNFRTLGCYRDTLPMEGAEIWGEGAVVETPNIDSIAARGAICTSFYATSPVCTPSRAAFFTGRYPQNTGAYQNDRPLRGDMVTFAEVLRQAGYATGYAGKWHLDGPGKPQWGPDRKFGFSDNRYMFNRGHWKKFDFEGGQPVVAATSKKGQPNYNLAGADEKTFSTDWLCDRAADFVREHAAEPFCYHLSLPDPHGPNTVREPYDTMFENMAVRPPTTFQLEGEQPGWLPATNRKVEQQFNARLMTQYFGMVRCIDDNVGMLLDLLGELNLTENTVVVFTSDHGDLCYEHGRLNKGNPYEGSAKVPMIIAAPSLVPAGLQIDQAMGTVDFSPTLLSLLQQELPEGTQGRDLSEWFRKAEPDDKELPGNSVTFLRAASSKAAWVAAVTDRYKLIVSASDRPWLFDLEKDPHETENHIGRPENQTVAARLARSMLQYGDLMKDPQLTEGKLREDLLNLQIRP, encoded by the coding sequence GTGAGCGACGCGTCTTTGGTATTGGCGGCGAACCCGCTGATGAACGTGTTGATCATTCAAACCGATGAGCACAACTTCCGTACTTTGGGGTGTTACCGCGACACGTTGCCGATGGAAGGGGCCGAAATTTGGGGCGAAGGTGCCGTTGTAGAAACTCCCAACATCGATTCCATCGCAGCGCGCGGAGCCATCTGCACATCGTTCTATGCAACGTCGCCGGTTTGCACTCCGTCTCGAGCGGCTTTCTTCACAGGGCGGTACCCGCAGAACACGGGCGCTTACCAAAACGACCGCCCTCTTCGCGGCGACATGGTGACGTTCGCTGAAGTCTTGCGTCAGGCTGGGTACGCGACCGGCTATGCGGGCAAGTGGCATTTGGATGGTCCCGGGAAACCTCAGTGGGGACCCGATCGAAAGTTTGGTTTCTCAGACAATCGATACATGTTCAACCGAGGGCACTGGAAGAAGTTCGATTTCGAAGGCGGTCAGCCGGTCGTGGCCGCGACGAGCAAGAAGGGGCAACCGAACTACAACTTGGCCGGCGCCGACGAGAAGACATTCAGCACGGATTGGTTGTGCGATCGAGCTGCCGATTTTGTACGGGAGCATGCGGCGGAACCGTTCTGCTATCACTTGTCGCTGCCGGATCCGCACGGACCCAACACCGTTCGTGAACCCTACGACACCATGTTCGAGAACATGGCCGTTCGACCACCGACGACGTTCCAGCTCGAGGGGGAACAACCGGGGTGGTTGCCAGCGACCAACCGGAAAGTGGAGCAACAGTTCAACGCTCGGTTGATGACGCAGTACTTTGGAATGGTGCGTTGCATTGACGACAACGTGGGGATGCTTTTGGATCTCTTGGGTGAACTGAATTTGACTGAGAATACCGTGGTGGTGTTCACCTCGGACCATGGCGACCTGTGTTACGAACACGGAAGATTGAACAAGGGCAATCCTTACGAGGGCAGTGCAAAGGTGCCGATGATCATCGCCGCGCCGAGTCTCGTCCCGGCGGGATTGCAAATCGACCAAGCGATGGGCACGGTAGATTTCTCACCCACGTTGCTGTCGTTGCTGCAGCAAGAACTGCCGGAGGGAACGCAGGGCCGCGACCTTTCAGAATGGTTTCGAAAGGCGGAACCGGATGACAAAGAGCTTCCTGGAAACAGCGTCACGTTTCTGCGAGCTGCTTCGAGCAAGGCGGCTTGGGTCGCGGCGGTGACGGATCGCTACAAGCTGATTGTTTCGGCGAGCGATCGACCTTGGCTGTTTGATTTGGAAAAGGACCCACACGAAACCGAGAATCACATTGGCAGACCAGAGAACCAAACGGTCGCCGCGAGGTTGGCGCGATCGATGTTGCAGTACGGCGACCTGATGAAAGACCCGCAACTGACTGAGGGCAAACTGCGAGAGGATCTGTTGAATTTGCAGATTCGCCCCTGA
- a CDS encoding alpha/beta fold hydrolase: protein MTNLASDLFPHPSSEFSIDGHTLRYIDTAADAKFAGSEVEKQSDQPTFVCVHGNPTWSFYYRRIVERYGNQQRVIAVDHIGCGRSDKPSTDEFPYTMAAHRDNLIRLVDELDLKNVILIAHDWGGAIGLSAMHARRERLAGIGLLNTAAFPPPYMPQRIAACRMPVLGTPAVRGLNLFARAAVTMAMSRTKMKPDVAAGLLAPYDNWKNRVAIDRFVRDIPLSDSHPTMKTLRQLESDLPDLASLPISLIWGMKDWCFRPECLRRFEAVWPDAEVTELATTGHYVIEDSPEETLQAIDSLLSRVKERIGAA from the coding sequence ATGACGAATCTTGCTAGCGATCTGTTTCCCCACCCGTCGTCGGAATTTTCCATCGACGGTCACACCCTGCGCTACATCGACACGGCGGCTGACGCCAAGTTTGCTGGTTCCGAAGTCGAAAAACAAAGCGACCAGCCGACGTTTGTTTGTGTGCATGGCAATCCGACGTGGAGTTTTTATTATCGCCGGATCGTCGAGCGGTATGGAAACCAACAACGTGTGATCGCGGTCGATCACATTGGCTGCGGTCGTAGCGACAAACCGTCGACGGACGAGTTCCCGTACACGATGGCAGCGCATCGGGACAACTTGATTCGCTTGGTCGACGAGTTGGATCTGAAGAACGTGATCCTGATCGCTCACGATTGGGGTGGAGCGATTGGTTTGTCAGCCATGCATGCTCGCCGAGAACGTTTGGCTGGGATTGGGTTGCTGAACACGGCTGCGTTTCCACCGCCTTACATGCCGCAGCGAATCGCCGCCTGCCGAATGCCGGTGTTGGGCACCCCGGCCGTTCGCGGTTTGAACCTGTTCGCTCGGGCCGCGGTCACGATGGCGATGTCGCGGACGAAGATGAAACCCGACGTCGCGGCGGGGTTGTTGGCTCCTTATGACAATTGGAAAAACCGAGTCGCGATTGATCGGTTCGTTCGCGACATCCCTTTGAGCGATTCGCATCCGACGATGAAGACGCTTCGTCAGTTAGAGTCCGATTTACCGGACCTGGCTTCGCTGCCGATCTCGCTGATTTGGGGAATGAAGGATTGGTGCTTCCGGCCGGAATGTTTGCGACGCTTCGAAGCGGTCTGGCCCGACGCGGAAGTCACGGAACTGGCCACGACCGGTCACTATGTGATCGAAGATTCGCCTGAAGAAACGTTGCAAGCGATTGACTCATTGCTAAGCCGCGTCAAGGAACGCATCGGTGCGGCATGA
- a CDS encoding PDZ domain-containing protein, which yields MLRSRRRSNWIRWAVCLLMVSCIHAIDASDASAQRLIERLRTRIQTPPPSPLQQPPYQNPAASNRANSARTRTLATPFQRNNSSADRRAPTTQRTAPADQRRAAARNSQPAVTGRSGEIASDDIEFGMRVSPAVVGSYQGLRVDGFSPESRADEAGVRPGDLIVSIGNSRTRTLDEAISALNDIRSTPGQEPAVAMQLFRGGRLYRGNVPAIATARVAAKPPISLPNAGRSVLDDFDSERNRPSDNELPAPQLRAPATENLSPPTSNAGPTLARSRGSLGIEVRDATPQRGVLIVSVPDDTAGKVAGLATGDRIVSASGRLIRGTDDLLREISVLQPGDEIEFGLIRGDTMLQKQIEMGGPGGQPTRSAIANMESAAANANAESTDTGEANSGGFLGGMGSMFGKMLGGNTPNSQTPASEELPPPNAEPSATFTLPAPTESLPSPKPAAEPSTTADPLALPSDSVEPNVESLPPAKPAPASEPDSLPAEAKPPTVEELQREIQRLKQQLQAKE from the coding sequence ATGCTTCGATCACGTCGACGCTCGAACTGGATTCGCTGGGCCGTTTGCCTGTTGATGGTGTCGTGCATTCATGCGATTGATGCTTCGGATGCGTCGGCTCAACGTCTGATAGAACGTCTGCGAACTCGCATTCAGACTCCGCCGCCGTCGCCGCTTCAACAACCACCGTACCAGAATCCCGCCGCTTCCAACCGCGCCAATTCAGCACGAACTCGAACGCTGGCGACACCGTTCCAAAGAAATAATTCGTCCGCCGATCGCCGCGCACCAACGACACAACGCACCGCACCAGCGGACCAGCGCCGTGCAGCCGCACGGAACAGCCAACCCGCTGTGACGGGACGCAGCGGTGAAATCGCATCGGATGACATCGAGTTCGGAATGCGAGTTTCACCCGCGGTCGTCGGCAGTTACCAAGGCCTGCGTGTCGATGGCTTCTCGCCCGAATCGCGAGCCGATGAAGCCGGCGTCCGTCCCGGTGACTTGATCGTATCGATCGGCAATTCGCGAACACGAACTCTCGATGAAGCCATCTCGGCACTGAATGACATTCGCTCCACTCCGGGGCAGGAACCTGCCGTCGCCATGCAATTGTTCCGAGGCGGACGTTTGTATCGCGGAAACGTGCCGGCAATTGCGACGGCGCGTGTCGCCGCCAAGCCACCCATCTCACTCCCCAATGCTGGCCGAAGCGTTTTGGACGATTTCGATTCAGAAAGAAATCGTCCGTCGGACAACGAGTTGCCCGCACCGCAGCTTCGAGCACCGGCGACCGAAAACCTGTCCCCACCGACTAGCAACGCGGGTCCCACGCTCGCTCGTTCACGCGGATCGCTGGGGATCGAAGTTCGTGACGCGACACCTCAGCGTGGTGTGTTGATTGTGTCCGTTCCCGACGACACCGCGGGCAAAGTCGCGGGTCTCGCGACGGGAGATCGAATCGTCTCGGCCTCCGGTCGTCTCATTCGCGGAACCGATGACTTGCTACGTGAGATCTCGGTTCTTCAACCAGGCGACGAAATCGAATTCGGTTTGATTCGCGGCGACACAATGCTTCAAAAGCAAATCGAGATGGGCGGTCCCGGTGGCCAGCCCACACGATCCGCCATCGCGAACATGGAATCGGCAGCAGCCAACGCGAACGCAGAATCAACCGACACCGGTGAAGCAAACTCGGGCGGCTTCCTCGGCGGAATGGGATCGATGTTTGGCAAGATGCTCGGGGGCAACACGCCCAATTCACAGACTCCGGCCAGCGAAGAACTGCCGCCACCAAACGCTGAACCCAGCGCGACGTTTACTCTGCCAGCCCCCACTGAATCGCTGCCGTCGCCCAAACCAGCCGCGGAACCTTCCACCACAGCCGATCCGTTGGCGTTGCCAAGTGATTCCGTCGAACCAAACGTTGAAAGTCTTCCTCCCGCAAAGCCGGCTCCCGCTTCTGAACCAGACTCCTTGCCCGCCGAAGCCAAGCCGCCAACGGTGGAAGAATTGCAACGCGAAATTCAACGCTTGAAGCAACAGTTGCAAGCGAAGGAATGA
- a CDS encoding GNAT family N-acetyltransferase: MMGNANQFGFDQAGNGTQAANPGDASEHEPLFRPFSLVELPALLPSALAQISPDRAVMVADQIRSAISRQVTDDLILLVSEASDAIAIVLGTPDSDMATVLHAGPIALAGEQPDWSNERESRNSQLADGLGRTLGQICRQRGIDFLQWATSWPPEHSESDPAASEDSSQEKTDSAKSMNSPSAWPEWMGFSKVGDLEYLALDLTDSNSFDSLDTPTKLHVHPVDVNDEEQMRMIRGLVQRTYHGSMDCPNLEQFRTAAQIMDGYQVVPTYAPDLWFMLSERPGDEPIGCLLMARHGGDSASVLEVVYMGVVPDARGRGFSRDILSLALRCCRDESASRMILAVDRTNRPARDAYLRLPMQTVLRESVWARNTTV, translated from the coding sequence ATGATGGGGAACGCCAACCAATTCGGGTTTGACCAGGCTGGCAACGGCACTCAGGCGGCCAACCCTGGCGACGCCTCGGAACATGAACCGCTTTTTCGCCCGTTTTCTCTGGTGGAGCTGCCCGCTCTGCTGCCATCGGCACTGGCTCAGATCTCGCCGGATCGGGCGGTGATGGTCGCCGACCAAATTCGATCGGCAATCTCACGCCAAGTCACCGACGACCTGATTTTGCTGGTCAGCGAGGCCTCCGACGCGATCGCCATCGTTCTGGGCACGCCTGACAGCGATATGGCGACGGTGCTGCACGCTGGTCCAATCGCTCTCGCGGGTGAGCAACCTGATTGGTCAAACGAACGCGAATCTCGGAATTCGCAGTTGGCCGATGGGCTCGGCCGGACACTTGGTCAGATTTGCCGGCAGCGGGGCATCGATTTTCTGCAGTGGGCGACTTCCTGGCCGCCGGAACACAGTGAGTCAGACCCAGCCGCCTCAGAGGATTCCTCCCAAGAAAAGACCGACTCAGCCAAGTCCATGAATTCGCCGAGTGCGTGGCCCGAGTGGATGGGGTTTTCCAAAGTCGGCGACCTGGAGTATCTCGCACTCGACCTCACCGATTCGAATTCGTTCGACTCATTGGATACCCCGACGAAGCTGCATGTTCACCCGGTCGACGTCAATGACGAGGAACAAATGCGGATGATTCGAGGCTTGGTCCAGCGGACTTATCACGGGTCGATGGACTGTCCCAATTTGGAGCAGTTTCGGACCGCCGCGCAGATCATGGATGGTTACCAAGTCGTTCCCACCTACGCACCGGATCTGTGGTTCATGTTGTCCGAACGTCCGGGCGACGAACCGATTGGGTGCTTGTTGATGGCGCGGCACGGCGGTGACTCCGCTTCAGTTTTGGAAGTCGTCTACATGGGCGTGGTGCCCGATGCTCGCGGCCGCGGTTTTTCACGTGACATCCTTTCGTTGGCGCTGCGGTGTTGTCGTGATGAATCCGCTTCGCGAATGATTCTGGCTGTGGATCGAACGAATCGGCCGGCTCGCGATGCTTACTTGCGTTTGCCGATGCAAACCGTTCTGCGTGAATCGGTTTGGGCGAGGAATACAACCGTCTAA
- a CDS encoding triphosphoribosyl-dephospho-CoA synthase, giving the protein MRHDPWQWIAKTVGGPVDAIQYACVLEATAPKAGNVHPVAKFNDLCFADFVASAEIVASGLTATPMGLGDRIESVIRQTRVTTNTNVNLGIALLLGPIVLAEETQRPADAAWTLDRWREATANVLSTLSDEQSHRIGRAISKASAGGMDGDYQPGDPSLDVLASSESFDVMAGMRDAKDRDLIAAEYAGGFESFFAEVVPAVEASVGETGDLLSGIALAHLRLLADRGDSLIARKNGRDTEQEIRDRAKQCLNAFASNGDFGSIAEFDAHLRSEGHLFNPGTTADFIAAAVYVCLRTRA; this is encoded by the coding sequence GTGCGGCATGACCCATGGCAATGGATCGCAAAAACAGTTGGCGGTCCCGTGGATGCGATCCAGTACGCTTGTGTGTTGGAGGCCACTGCACCGAAAGCAGGCAACGTTCATCCGGTCGCGAAGTTCAATGATCTTTGCTTTGCCGACTTCGTGGCTTCCGCAGAAATTGTCGCGAGTGGACTGACCGCCACACCGATGGGTTTGGGTGATCGCATTGAGTCGGTGATCCGACAAACGCGAGTGACAACGAATACGAATGTCAACTTGGGCATCGCGTTGTTATTGGGACCGATCGTGTTGGCGGAGGAAACGCAACGACCGGCAGATGCTGCTTGGACGCTGGATCGATGGCGTGAAGCGACGGCGAATGTCTTGTCGACTCTTTCCGACGAGCAGAGTCACCGAATAGGCCGAGCGATTTCGAAAGCGTCGGCGGGTGGAATGGACGGGGACTATCAACCCGGAGATCCATCGCTGGATGTTCTTGCATCGTCCGAGTCGTTTGATGTGATGGCGGGGATGCGAGACGCGAAAGATCGCGATTTGATCGCGGCTGAATACGCGGGCGGATTTGAAAGCTTCTTTGCGGAAGTCGTGCCTGCCGTGGAAGCATCCGTTGGCGAAACCGGCGATTTGCTATCGGGAATTGCCCTGGCGCATTTGCGATTGCTGGCCGACCGTGGCGACTCTTTGATTGCTCGTAAAAACGGGCGTGATACCGAGCAGGAAATTCGTGATCGAGCCAAGCAATGCCTGAATGCGTTCGCAAGCAACGGCGACTTCGGTTCGATCGCGGAGTTCGATGCTCACTTGCGAAGTGAAGGTCACCTATTCAATCCAGGAACGACGGCGGACTTCATTGCCGCCGCGGTCTACGTTTGTCTGCGAACGCGGGCTTAA
- a CDS encoding DUF1559 domain-containing protein — protein sequence MRKSHSTKMVDVVAICVASMVGLVLLAGFVPRMRQNARRSTCEMNFKQLGLALHNYRSAYRVMPMGCGGTSSGSADEPTLGNANRLSPLVGLTPFFEQQPLWEKIANPLRANGEVFPAMGPVPWFDPEKYTPWNERPEVLVCPADPTAKDFPTVASYTINYGDAVMNVGASPLEEMPPYGRTPGALRGVFGYQMVFRFRDVLDGLSNTLLMSEARIGGVRVAKNIPGLIERPAVCIDAHEDDQTKYWPEGRGACWADGSLLSMGVQTILPPNSHSATSEKGELEGVMSASSLHGEGAHVLMADGAIRFASSSIDAGDQKSSTVAEGHLDNGKTLPPGSPSPFGVWGAMGTRAAQDRFDPSELSEPVDTFTEKELVEFAEFELETWHAAKGTGKIQARQIDLTDKGVLVLMSERGDIRRLGLSKFSSQDAYRAVTTQRQRMQDKMRLLAEHLSAQLDLLEDKQFETFARQWIAFEDDQQKENPSTIAMLARILKSQRDALITRYDQALALVSTASPEVLGKLQKSLTNGKGSNRGFQFDFSEGHWKLVIDGQMN from the coding sequence ATGAGAAAGAGTCACTCCACGAAAATGGTTGATGTCGTTGCGATTTGCGTGGCATCGATGGTGGGTTTGGTGTTGTTGGCTGGTTTTGTCCCTCGTATGCGGCAAAACGCGAGGAGGTCGACGTGTGAGATGAATTTCAAGCAGTTGGGTCTGGCACTGCACAATTATCGTTCGGCCTATCGAGTGATGCCGATGGGATGCGGCGGGACATCCTCCGGAAGTGCGGATGAGCCGACATTGGGCAACGCGAATCGTTTGAGTCCGCTGGTGGGTTTGACTCCATTCTTTGAACAACAACCGTTGTGGGAAAAAATTGCCAACCCATTGCGAGCCAATGGGGAGGTCTTCCCTGCGATGGGCCCGGTTCCATGGTTTGATCCCGAGAAGTACACACCTTGGAACGAACGGCCCGAGGTGTTGGTTTGTCCCGCCGATCCAACCGCAAAGGATTTTCCGACGGTTGCCAGTTACACCATCAACTATGGCGACGCGGTGATGAATGTGGGGGCATCTCCGCTAGAAGAAATGCCACCTTATGGTCGAACGCCGGGTGCTCTCAGAGGGGTGTTTGGCTATCAAATGGTCTTTCGTTTTCGCGATGTGCTGGATGGGTTGTCCAATACGTTGCTGATGAGCGAGGCTCGAATCGGCGGCGTGAGAGTCGCCAAAAACATCCCCGGACTGATCGAGCGACCGGCGGTTTGCATCGATGCTCACGAAGACGATCAAACCAAGTACTGGCCCGAGGGACGCGGTGCGTGTTGGGCCGACGGATCGTTGTTATCGATGGGTGTTCAAACCATTCTGCCACCCAATTCTCACTCGGCAACATCGGAGAAAGGTGAACTCGAGGGCGTGATGTCGGCGTCCAGTCTGCACGGCGAGGGAGCTCACGTGTTGATGGCAGATGGAGCCATTCGATTCGCGAGCAGTTCGATCGATGCGGGCGATCAAAAGTCTTCGACCGTTGCCGAAGGACACTTGGACAATGGCAAAACGCTTCCTCCAGGAAGCCCCAGTCCGTTTGGAGTTTGGGGAGCGATGGGAACGCGTGCGGCGCAGGACCGATTTGATCCCAGCGAGCTATCGGAACCCGTGGACACGTTTACGGAAAAGGAATTGGTAGAGTTTGCCGAGTTCGAACTGGAAACGTGGCATGCGGCAAAAGGCACCGGGAAGATTCAAGCTCGGCAAATCGATCTGACGGACAAAGGGGTTTTGGTTCTGATGTCCGAACGAGGTGACATTCGACGGTTGGGGTTGTCAAAATTCAGCAGCCAGGATGCCTACCGAGCGGTGACAACTCAGCGGCAACGCATGCAGGATAAGATGCGATTGTTGGCGGAACATTTGTCGGCGCAGCTTGATTTGTTGGAAGACAAACAGTTCGAAACCTTCGCTCGCCAGTGGATTGCATTCGAGGATGATCAGCAGAAGGAGAATCCTTCAACCATCGCGATGTTGGCGAGAATCTTGAAATCACAGCGAGACGCACTGATTACCCGTTACGATCAAGCACTTGCTCTCGTTAGCACGGCCTCGCCGGAGGTTCTGGGCAAATTGCAGAAGTCTTTAACGAATGGCAAAGGCTCCAATCGCGGCTTCCAATTCGATTTTTCGGAAGGCCATTGGAAGCTAGTCATCGACGGACAAATGAATTAA